One Streptosporangium sp. NBC_01495 DNA window includes the following coding sequences:
- a CDS encoding LysR family transcriptional regulator — protein MEFRELECFVVLSEELHFARTAERLYLSPGRVSQLMRSLETRLGGRLFHRTSRRVHLTPLGERFLADLRPSYDGLANAVSRAKAAAREVRGVIRLGFLATPTDVITGSVRAFEHRYPGCEVELVEIPLSDPFGKLRAGQVDIASTLLPVDEPDLATGEGLNRVSYQLGVSSRHPLAARASIGAEELADLSLIGLDGPAPRTWRERVAPSTTPSGRPIPLAGTVATSQEGLTQVALNRGGMLFCTPTAAHHRRPDVCFVPVTGLPPSILGLAWVKAAETAAIRAFNEAAVGHALGVAALVA, from the coding sequence ATGGAGTTCAGGGAGCTGGAGTGCTTCGTCGTGCTCAGCGAGGAGCTGCACTTCGCGCGTACGGCCGAGCGCCTCTACCTGTCACCCGGCCGGGTGAGCCAGCTCATGCGCTCGCTGGAGACCAGGCTCGGCGGCCGGCTCTTCCACCGGACCAGCAGGCGCGTACACCTCACGCCCCTGGGCGAACGTTTCCTGGCCGACCTGCGCCCCTCCTACGACGGCCTCGCGAACGCGGTCAGCCGGGCCAAGGCGGCCGCCCGCGAGGTGAGAGGCGTGATCAGGCTCGGCTTCCTGGCCACGCCCACGGACGTCATCACCGGCAGCGTGCGCGCCTTCGAGCACCGGTACCCGGGGTGCGAGGTGGAACTGGTGGAGATTCCGCTCTCCGACCCCTTCGGCAAGTTGCGGGCCGGGCAGGTGGACATCGCGTCCACACTGCTCCCGGTGGACGAGCCCGATCTGGCGACGGGTGAAGGGCTGAACCGGGTCTCGTACCAGCTCGGCGTCTCCTCGCGCCACCCGTTGGCCGCCCGTGCGAGCATCGGCGCGGAGGAGCTGGCCGACCTGTCCCTGATCGGCCTGGACGGCCCGGCTCCGCGCACGTGGCGCGAGCGTGTGGCACCGTCCACAACCCCTTCCGGCCGTCCCATACCCCTGGCCGGTACGGTGGCCACCAGCCAGGAAGGCCTGACACAGGTGGCGCTCAACCGGGGCGGCATGTTGTTCTGCACCCCCACGGCGGCTCACCACAGGCGCCCGGATGTCTGCTTCGTCCCCGTCACGGGGTTGCCTCCCTCGATCCTCGGCCTGGCTTGGGTGAAGGCGGCGGAGACCGCGGCGATCCGAGCGTTCAACGAGGCGGCCGTCGGGCATGCGCTCGGGGTGGCGGCCCTGGTGGCGTAA
- a CDS encoding group II truncated hemoglobin, with the protein MIVEYIRYRVPRAEEFEAAYRRAVVPLGRAPQCLDYELSKCADEPGVYILRIVWTSAKGHLEGFRGSEHFTEFFAEIRPYVEDIEEMRHYEPVLRKTEPTLFDWAGGAAAFERLTETFYGHVRKDEVIGPLFAHMDPDHPQHVALWLAEVFGGPDRYTRERGGYAHMLSQHLGKHLTERQRRRWVSLLMDAADEVGLPADPEFRAAFAGYIEWGTRLAVQNSQPGATPPLQAPVPRWGWGVAPPYQP; encoded by the coding sequence ATGATCGTCGAGTACATCCGTTACCGCGTTCCCCGGGCCGAGGAGTTCGAGGCCGCCTACCGCCGGGCGGTGGTGCCGCTGGGCAGAGCGCCCCAGTGCCTGGACTACGAGTTGTCGAAGTGTGCCGACGAGCCGGGCGTCTACATCCTGCGCATCGTCTGGACCTCGGCGAAGGGTCACCTGGAGGGCTTCCGCGGCAGCGAGCACTTCACGGAGTTCTTCGCCGAGATAAGGCCGTACGTCGAAGACATCGAGGAGATGCGGCACTACGAACCGGTGCTCAGGAAGACCGAGCCGACACTGTTCGACTGGGCGGGCGGCGCGGCGGCGTTCGAGCGGCTGACCGAGACGTTCTACGGCCACGTGCGAAAGGACGAGGTGATCGGCCCGCTGTTCGCGCACATGGACCCGGACCATCCGCAACATGTGGCGCTGTGGCTGGCGGAGGTCTTCGGCGGGCCCGACCGCTACACCCGCGAGCGCGGAGGATACGCGCACATGCTCTCCCAGCATCTCGGCAAGCACCTCACCGAGCGACAGCGCCGCAGGTGGGTAAGCCTGTTGATGGACGCGGCCGACGAGGTGGGGCTCCCCGCCGACCCCGAGTTCCGGGCGGCGTTCGCCGGATACATCGAGTGGGGCACCCGCCTCGCGGTACAGAACTCCCAGCCGGGCGCCACCCCGCCCCTCCAGGCACCAGTCCCCCGCTGGGGCTGGGGAGTCGCCCCGCCGTACCAGCCCTGA
- a CDS encoding transposase: MTEKRATYPTDLSDVEWEALAPSIPPTKLGGRPAVHERREIVNALAYWLRAGCAWRLLPHDFPPWQTVYRYWRLWRIKGRWQEILTVLRERERIRQGRLPQPSAGIVDSQ, translated from the coding sequence ATGACTGAGAAGCGTGCCACATACCCGACCGACCTGAGTGACGTCGAGTGGGAAGCTCTTGCCCCGTCGATCCCGCCGACCAAGCTGGGTGGGCGTCCGGCGGTGCATGAGCGGCGTGAGATCGTCAACGCACTGGCGTACTGGCTTCGGGCCGGGTGCGCCTGGAGGCTGCTGCCACACGACTTTCCACCGTGGCAGACGGTCTATCGCTACTGGCGACTGTGGCGAATCAAGGGCCGTTGGCAGGAGATTCTGACCGTGCTGCGGGAGCGGGAACGTATCCGGCAAGGCCGGCTTCCGCAGCCGAGCGCGGGCATCGTAGACAGCCAGTAA